In the Metabacillus endolithicus genome, one interval contains:
- a CDS encoding DUF3854 domain-containing protein, with translation MAFITEETIEKARNIDLLFLAQQLGESLHRSGQSFFTYRNGGENTPSLSINPTKHVWKDFGGTAGGKDAISFYCYRKYNDPYLKGKDFVQAVEEICELCGIPIEYQDGGSRTFDDVVYKPRIEIQKESPKATPGYLHEVYSKWIKQFDLKKPHLFHLKEVRKIGPQVAKIRMYRSYSDDMKERYGITKQLAAKGVKLDGVPGFAVKEGKYGPYWTSVGRAGLLIPFRSINNEIQGFQIMFDEKPANGQKYGWFSSPINPDKGTIQGAEIGNPVLPYHAAVPAQVLLNWILYKGELSDHMETDTVWWGEGALKGDIASNYTKQIHLQVPGVNNWRLLLEPTISLRPKRVIFSFDADAQTKEDTVQTNVLNAIEGAKKELKPHGIELAIALWPVEKGKGIDDLVNNGYKPQIVSI, from the coding sequence GTGGCATTTATTACAGAAGAAACTATCGAAAAGGCTAGAAATATAGATTTACTTTTTTTGGCTCAACAACTTGGTGAGTCTCTACATCGTTCGGGACAAAGCTTTTTTACTTATCGTAATGGTGGTGAAAATACTCCGTCCCTTTCCATTAATCCTACTAAACACGTTTGGAAGGACTTTGGTGGAACTGCTGGTGGAAAGGATGCAATTAGTTTTTATTGCTACCGCAAATATAATGACCCTTATTTAAAAGGTAAGGATTTTGTACAAGCGGTTGAAGAAATTTGTGAGCTATGCGGTATTCCTATTGAATATCAAGATGGCGGCAGTCGTACATTTGATGATGTTGTTTATAAACCTAGGATTGAGATTCAAAAAGAATCACCTAAAGCAACTCCTGGGTATTTACATGAAGTCTACTCTAAATGGATCAAGCAATTTGATCTCAAAAAGCCACATCTTTTTCACTTGAAAGAAGTGAGAAAAATAGGTCCACAGGTAGCGAAAATTAGAATGTATCGTTCTTATTCAGATGATATGAAAGAAAGATATGGTATTACTAAACAGCTTGCTGCTAAAGGAGTTAAGCTAGATGGAGTTCCGGGATTTGCAGTTAAAGAAGGGAAATATGGACCTTATTGGACGTCTGTTGGTAGAGCTGGTTTGTTAATTCCATTTCGTAGCATCAATAACGAAATTCAAGGATTTCAAATCATGTTTGATGAAAAGCCTGCTAATGGTCAAAAGTACGGTTGGTTCTCTTCACCTATTAATCCTGATAAAGGAACAATACAAGGTGCTGAAATAGGAAATCCAGTGCTACCTTATCATGCAGCTGTTCCCGCTCAAGTTCTATTAAATTGGATCTTGTATAAAGGAGAACTCAGTGACCATATGGAGACTGATACTGTATGGTGGGGCGAAGGTGCATTAAAAGGAGATATAGCTTCGAATTATACAAAACAGATACATTTACAAGTACCTGGAGTGAATAATTGGAGACTCCTTTTAGAACCTACTATTTCATTACGACCAAAGCGTGTGATCTTTAGTTTTGATGCAGATGCTCAAACAAAAGAGGATACTGTTCAAACTAATGTATTAAACGCAATAGAAGGTGCGAAAAAAGAACTCAAACCACATGGAATAGAGTTAGCGATTGCATTATGGCCAGTTGAAAAAGGTAAAGGAATCGATGACCTTGTAAATAACGGTTATAAGCCTCAAATCGTCTCTATTTAG
- a CDS encoding DUF6094 domain-containing protein produces the protein MARIASQSKGGFYATPEGQLSLILPHLQINQDEETEVINLLDPCAGEGKALKQISQYLQTYDVAVASFGVELEKSRAKKAEELLDVVINEGYESIRTEPKYSLLWLNPPYDEVFHERTELRFLRTLTSKTKNVLVDNGLLMFCVPQYVLGACSSVLAGRFKDIKVYRFTDEAYPVFKQVVVFGKFGKPHSSEARKQTKAYLKEIADQGPEVLPTIEEIEEMFIVPSSTDIQCFRAGKLRNEELAEDLAQSLAYQEFEKRVTPKAKNSTMKNPLLPLKVTHAGIAVASGAIGGNFGNHIIVGVTKQVNEKQEVLDEEGLAKQEVYIKHYKSVVRVFTTDGIHEIQ, from the coding sequence ATGGCTAGGATTGCATCGCAAAGTAAAGGTGGATTTTACGCAACACCAGAAGGACAATTATCACTTATATTACCTCACCTTCAGATTAATCAAGATGAGGAAACTGAAGTAATAAATCTATTAGATCCTTGTGCTGGTGAAGGGAAGGCTCTTAAACAGATTTCTCAGTATCTACAAACGTATGACGTAGCAGTTGCAAGCTTTGGTGTAGAGCTTGAAAAATCTAGAGCAAAAAAAGCTGAGGAACTATTAGATGTTGTCATAAATGAGGGATATGAATCGATAAGGACGGAACCTAAATATAGTTTGTTATGGCTTAACCCTCCTTACGATGAAGTATTTCATGAGAGAACTGAATTACGCTTTCTCAGGACGCTGACCAGCAAAACAAAAAACGTACTCGTTGATAATGGGTTACTAATGTTCTGTGTACCTCAATATGTGTTAGGAGCATGTTCTTCTGTTCTAGCTGGGAGGTTCAAGGATATAAAAGTTTATCGTTTCACTGACGAAGCGTATCCGGTATTTAAGCAAGTTGTTGTTTTTGGAAAGTTTGGAAAGCCTCATTCCAGTGAAGCTAGAAAACAAACGAAAGCATACCTTAAAGAAATAGCGGATCAAGGTCCTGAAGTGTTACCAACCATTGAAGAGATTGAAGAAATGTTTATAGTGCCTAGTAGCACAGACATTCAATGCTTTAGAGCTGGTAAATTACGTAATGAAGAACTTGCTGAAGATCTTGCTCAATCACTCGCCTATCAAGAATTTGAGAAAAGAGTTACACCAAAAGCGAAGAACAGTACGATGAAAAATCCGCTTCTTCCTTTAAAGGTGACTCACGCAGGTATAGCCGTTGCTAGTGGAGCAATAGGAGGAAACTTCGGAAATCACATCATTGTAGGTGTAACAAAGCAGGTCAATGAAAAACAAGAAGTACTCGATGAAGAAGGATTAGCGAAACAGGAAGTATATATCAAACATTACAAAAGTGTCGTTCGTGTATTTACCACTGATGGTATACATGAGATTCAATAG
- a CDS encoding DUF3221 domain-containing protein, with product MKFIKLILISVILTVLVACGKSTANSDPYDLKGYILEENKMGFIMVSDITKNEFDEIKDIPKVELFEDTKFLYHKVIYEGETKVKMGQEVKVWLGPQKVIKDSDPPQIEAKSIQIQN from the coding sequence TTGAAATTTATTAAATTGATTTTAATTTCTGTCATCTTAACTGTTTTAGTAGCATGTGGTAAATCTACTGCGAATAGCGATCCATATGATTTAAAAGGGTATATTTTAGAAGAGAATAAGATGGGGTTCATTATGGTATCTGACATAACTAAAAATGAATTTGATGAAATAAAAGATATCCCAAAAGTAGAATTATTCGAAGATACTAAATTCTTATATCATAAAGTAATTTATGAAGGGGAAACAAAAGTAAAAATGGGACAAGAAGTAAAAGTTTGGCTTGGCCCTCAAAAAGTCATTAAAGACTCAGATCCTCCACAAATTGAAGCTAAAAGTATCCAAATCCAGAACTAA
- the radC gene encoding RadC family protein: MNQLSFVSERTDSSLVKESVERLYEVEGDVSNLNLSELLCLMIGTGTKKTSLQQMVNQILDMKREYGLKGLTVERVMTIEGFTKRKAEMFIAALELGRRVYNEKAESRYVIRSPKDAADFLEYLKDYNQEHFVALFLNTKNEVLLKKTIFATLNASIVHPREIFNEALMRSAASVIVAHNHPSGHSAPSREDIEVTKRLVEVGKIVGIEVLDHVIVAANDFTSIKEKGHV; encoded by the coding sequence ATGAATCAATTATCTTTTGTGAGTGAACGTACAGACAGCTCGTTAGTAAAAGAGTCTGTTGAAAGGTTATATGAAGTGGAAGGAGATGTTTCTAACCTAAATTTAAGTGAATTACTTTGTTTAATGATAGGGACAGGAACAAAAAAGACTTCATTGCAGCAAATGGTTAATCAAATCCTTGATATGAAGCGAGAGTATGGATTAAAGGGATTAACTGTTGAAAGAGTTATGACGATTGAGGGATTCACTAAACGCAAAGCGGAAATGTTTATTGCTGCTCTAGAGTTAGGTAGGAGAGTTTATAACGAAAAAGCAGAGAGTCGCTATGTGATTAGGTCACCCAAAGATGCTGCTGATTTCTTAGAGTATCTTAAGGATTATAATCAAGAGCACTTTGTTGCTTTGTTTTTAAATACAAAGAATGAAGTTCTTCTTAAGAAAACTATTTTTGCTACTTTAAACGCAAGCATAGTGCACCCTCGCGAGATCTTTAACGAAGCATTAATGAGAAGTGCTGCTTCCGTTATTGTAGCTCATAACCACCCATCCGGGCATTCGGCTCCTTCACGTGAGGATATTGAAGTCACGAAGAGACTAGTTGAAGTTGGGAAAATTGTAGGTATTGAGGTTTTAGATCACGTTATTGTGGCAGCCAATGATTTTACATCTATAAAGGAAAAGGGTCATGTTTGA
- a CDS encoding S1 family peptidase codes for MFFSILLIQNTTVLAEGKSSKNTSETLIEEEDSFDEVSYGIKFRKEAGLDSSKEKVEKLIREHKINKDLYVEDFGTVLEKSEHDKLIKRIEKLDKLLPKVEAEFKSKQKSRYGGLYVNHQEDGAVYIGLKNGSSTELNNTKKLLKYENIKFFNVNYSEEDLMTAKDTLHSVKEKLTKNGVEITSVIPNIPLNRLDISVEQLNSETASIIQKFIGNIPIDLTDNFSQVVEADRYSGNEVIQGGLEIRNIDTGDGCTSAFTAYRNTSAGTLYYTLTAGHCATGLYQEFRHGTLKFGSVANHYNSSFLDAAAITLAPNRKTHYIFGEYSNSYEITGLKTSYYVGDFACMVGKTTAKTVCGSIGATSADLDTVRDVVSVNYYSQGGDSGGPVYNYGKAMGIHNGRYITGGYTLRYFAKIGKILDAFYMDGIVVK; via the coding sequence GTGTTTTTTTCTATTTTACTTATTCAAAATACGACTGTCTTAGCTGAAGGGAAATCAAGTAAAAATACTTCAGAAACACTTATAGAAGAGGAGGACAGTTTTGATGAAGTAAGTTATGGGATAAAGTTTAGAAAAGAAGCAGGACTAGATTCTTCAAAGGAAAAAGTAGAGAAATTAATAAGAGAGCATAAAATTAATAAGGATTTGTATGTTGAAGATTTTGGAACTGTTTTAGAAAAAAGTGAGCATGATAAGTTAATTAAACGTATAGAAAAATTAGATAAACTTTTACCAAAGGTCGAAGCTGAATTCAAGAGCAAACAAAAAAGTCGTTATGGTGGATTATACGTAAATCATCAAGAAGATGGAGCAGTATATATTGGTTTGAAAAATGGGAGTTCTACTGAATTGAATAACACAAAAAAATTATTAAAGTATGAAAATATTAAATTTTTTAATGTTAACTATTCAGAAGAAGACCTAATGACTGCAAAGGATACTTTACATAGTGTAAAAGAAAAATTAACTAAAAATGGAGTTGAAATTACGTCAGTAATTCCAAACATACCATTAAATAGATTGGATATAAGTGTCGAACAGTTAAATAGTGAAACTGCCTCTATTATTCAGAAATTTATAGGTAATATTCCTATAGACTTAACAGATAATTTTAGCCAAGTAGTGGAAGCAGATAGATATAGTGGTAATGAAGTTATTCAAGGTGGTCTAGAAATCAGGAATATAGATACGGGGGACGGTTGTACTTCTGCTTTTACTGCGTATAGAAATACATCAGCAGGTACATTATATTATACCCTTACTGCAGGGCACTGTGCGACAGGGTTGTACCAAGAGTTTCGACATGGAACATTAAAGTTTGGATCTGTAGCAAATCATTATAACAGTAGCTTTTTAGACGCGGCTGCCATAACGTTAGCGCCAAACAGGAAAACACATTACATTTTTGGAGAATACTCAAATAGTTATGAAATCACTGGATTGAAGACATCATACTATGTTGGGGATTTTGCATGTATGGTTGGGAAAACAACTGCTAAAACAGTATGTGGTAGCATTGGTGCAACCAGTGCGGATTTAGATACCGTAAGAGATGTTGTTTCAGTAAACTATTACTCGCAAGGTGGTGATAGCGGAGGCCCGGTATATAATTACGGAAAAGCTATGGGAATTCATAATGGTAGATATATCACAGGTGGATACACTCTAAGGTATTTTGCTAAAATTGGTAAAATCCTAGATGCTTTTTACATGGATGGAATTGTTGTGAAATAA